The Desulfoscipio gibsoniae DSM 7213 genome contains a region encoding:
- a CDS encoding D-aminoacyl-tRNA deacylase, giving the protein MRAVIQRVAKAQVLVDGQVVSRISKGLLVLIGIGINDTIDTADYLVKKIVDLRIFEDSAGKMNLSIKDINGELLLVI; this is encoded by the coding sequence ATGCGTGCAGTTATTCAGAGAGTGGCAAAAGCTCAAGTTCTTGTAGACGGACAGGTTGTATCGCGGATATCCAAAGGATTGCTGGTTCTTATCGGTATTGGAATCAATGATACTATCGATACCGCAGATTACCTGGTCAAAAAAATCGTAGATTTAAGGATTTTTGAGGATTCCGCCGGCAAAATGAATTTGTCCATTAAAGATATAAACGGTGAGTTATTGCTAGTTATATAA
- the pth gene encoding aminoacyl-tRNA hydrolase: protein MKLVVGLGNPGSKYALTRHNAGFMAVDRLAERLDTPVDRNFLRSLVGQGVWAGEKIILAKPQTYMNLSGQAVVALLNWYKLAPADLIVIYDDLDLPPGRLRIRDRGSAGGHRGLASIINLLGTGDFIRVRIGIGRPPVPGPEVADWVLARPASEDMEAIHRVLETVPGVVEEIVRAGVVSAMNKFNGNKTV, encoded by the coding sequence TTGAAACTGGTGGTGGGATTAGGTAACCCGGGGTCCAAATACGCGCTGACCAGGCATAATGCCGGTTTTATGGCGGTGGACCGGCTGGCGGAGCGGCTGGATACGCCGGTGGACCGTAATTTTTTACGCTCCCTGGTGGGACAAGGAGTTTGGGCGGGGGAGAAAATTATACTGGCCAAGCCCCAGACATATATGAATCTAAGCGGGCAGGCGGTGGTTGCACTGCTAAACTGGTACAAGCTCGCCCCTGCCGATTTGATAGTTATTTACGATGACCTGGACCTGCCCCCCGGCAGGCTGCGTATTCGGGATCGCGGCAGCGCCGGCGGGCACCGGGGACTGGCTTCAATTATCAACCTGCTGGGGACCGGAGATTTTATCCGGGTGCGCATCGGCATCGGGCGTCCTCCGGTGCCCGGCCCCGAGGTGGCGGATTGGGTGCTGGCCCGTCCTGCTTCGGAGGATATGGAGGCCATTCACCGGGTATTGGAAACCGTGCCCGGGGTGGTGGAGGAGATCGTCCGGGCCGGGGTGGTGTCCGCCATGAATAAGTTTAACGGTAACAAGACAGTATAA